From a single Miscanthus floridulus cultivar M001 chromosome 8, ASM1932011v1, whole genome shotgun sequence genomic region:
- the LOC136478202 gene encoding 20 kDa chaperonin, chloroplastic-like isoform X3, giving the protein MASLQVSGAGVGAVAFAAKGKASIGALRLPSVVTVGEVRPSRRAFRGLVVRAATVVAPKYTILKPLVDRVLVKINSSEEKTTGGILLPTTAQSKPQGGEVVAVGEGRIIGDKKVDVSIQVGAQVVYSKYTGTEVELNDHNHLVLKEDDIIGILETDDVKDMKPLNDRVLIKVAEAEDKTPGGLLLTETTKEKPSIGTTRRRTWRTRIVSTVRRMEMTTLKEHWRGS; this is encoded by the exons ATGGCGTCGCTGCAGGTCTCCGGCGCGGGGGTCGGCGCCGTGGCCTTCGCTGCGAAGGGGAAGGCCTCCATTGGTGCGCTCCGGCTTCCCTCGGTGGTGACCGTCGGCGAGGTCCGCCCCTCGCGGCGGGCGTTCCGCGGCCTCGTTGTCAGGGCCGCCACCGTCGTCGCCCCCAAG TATACAATACTTAAGCCCTTGGTTGATAGAGTGCTTGTAAAGATTAACTCTTCCGAGGAGAAGACAACTGGTGGAATTTTGCTCCCTACAACTGCTCAGTCCAAACCTCAGGGTGGTGAGGTAGTTGCTGTTGGAGAAGGAAGGATAATTGGGGATAAGAAAGTTGATGTCAGCATTCAG GTTGGAGCTCAAGTTGTATATTCAAAGTATACTGGAACTGAGGTTGAGTTGAATGATCACAACCATCTGGTTCTCAAAGAGGATGACATTATAGGTATCTTAGAAACTGATGATGTGAAAGACATGAAGCCTCTGAACGACCGTGTTCTAATCAAG GTTGCTGAAGCTGAAGACAAAACTCCAGGCGGTCTATTGCTTACCGAAACTACCAAGGAGAAGCCATCTATTGGAACG actcggaggagaacctggcgaacgaggatcgtgagtaccgtgaggagaatggagatgactacactgaag gaacattggagagggtcatga
- the LOC136478202 gene encoding 20 kDa chaperonin, chloroplastic-like isoform X2, producing MASLQVSGAGVGAVAFAAKGKASIGALRLPSVVTVGEVRPSRRAFRGLVVRAATVVAPKYTILKPLVDRVLVKINSSEEKTTGGILLPTTAQSKPQGGEVVAVGEGRIIGDKKVDVSIQVGAQVVYSKYTGTEVELNDHNHLVLKEDDIIGILETDDVKDMKPLNDRVLIKVAEAEDKTPGGLLLTETTKEKPSIGTTRRRTWRTRIVSTVRRMEMTTLKVLLRSIAPRSLTVEGFVPMLKFGDLIFKLF from the exons ATGGCGTCGCTGCAGGTCTCCGGCGCGGGGGTCGGCGCCGTGGCCTTCGCTGCGAAGGGGAAGGCCTCCATTGGTGCGCTCCGGCTTCCCTCGGTGGTGACCGTCGGCGAGGTCCGCCCCTCGCGGCGGGCGTTCCGCGGCCTCGTTGTCAGGGCCGCCACCGTCGTCGCCCCCAAG TATACAATACTTAAGCCCTTGGTTGATAGAGTGCTTGTAAAGATTAACTCTTCCGAGGAGAAGACAACTGGTGGAATTTTGCTCCCTACAACTGCTCAGTCCAAACCTCAGGGTGGTGAGGTAGTTGCTGTTGGAGAAGGAAGGATAATTGGGGATAAGAAAGTTGATGTCAGCATTCAG GTTGGAGCTCAAGTTGTATATTCAAAGTATACTGGAACTGAGGTTGAGTTGAATGATCACAACCATCTGGTTCTCAAAGAGGATGACATTATAGGTATCTTAGAAACTGATGATGTGAAAGACATGAAGCCTCTGAACGACCGTGTTCTAATCAAG GTTGCTGAAGCTGAAGACAAAACTCCAGGCGGTCTATTGCTTACCGAAACTACCAAGGAGAAGCCATCTATTGGAACG actcggaggagaacctggcgaacgaggatcgtgagtaccgtgaggagaatggagatgactacactgaag gttctgctgaggagtatagctccgaggagtttgacagttgagggattcgtgcctatgctcaagtttggcgatcttatcttcaagctgttctaa
- the LOC136478202 gene encoding 20 kDa chaperonin, chloroplastic-like isoform X1, producing MASLQVSGAGVGAVAFAAKGKASIGALRLPSVVTVGEVRPSRRAFRGLVVRAATVVAPKYTILKPLVDRVLVKINSSEEKTTGGILLPTTAQSKPQGGEVVAVGEGRIIGDKKVDVSIQVGAQVVYSKYTGTEVELNDHNHLVLKEDDIIGILETDDVKDMKPLNDRVLIKVAEAEDKTPGGLLLTETTKEKPSIGTVVAVAPGPLDEEGKRSPLSVSAGSTVLYSKYAGSEFKGADGTNYIVLRVSDLMAVLS from the exons ATGGCGTCGCTGCAGGTCTCCGGCGCGGGGGTCGGCGCCGTGGCCTTCGCTGCGAAGGGGAAGGCCTCCATTGGTGCGCTCCGGCTTCCCTCGGTGGTGACCGTCGGCGAGGTCCGCCCCTCGCGGCGGGCGTTCCGCGGCCTCGTTGTCAGGGCCGCCACCGTCGTCGCCCCCAAG TATACAATACTTAAGCCCTTGGTTGATAGAGTGCTTGTAAAGATTAACTCTTCCGAGGAGAAGACAACTGGTGGAATTTTGCTCCCTACAACTGCTCAGTCCAAACCTCAGGGTGGTGAGGTAGTTGCTGTTGGAGAAGGAAGGATAATTGGGGATAAGAAAGTTGATGTCAGCATTCAG GTTGGAGCTCAAGTTGTATATTCAAAGTATACTGGAACTGAGGTTGAGTTGAATGATCACAACCATCTGGTTCTCAAAGAGGATGACATTATAGGTATCTTAGAAACTGATGATGTGAAAGACATGAAGCCTCTGAACGACCGTGTTCTAATCAAG GTTGCTGAAGCTGAAGACAAAACTCCAGGCGGTCTATTGCTTACCGAAACTACCAAGGAGAAGCCATCTATTGGAACG GTCGTAGCGGTTGCTCCAGGCCCCCTGGACGAGGAAGGCAAGAGGAGCCCGCTGTCTGTGTCCGCGGGGAGCACCGTCCTGTACTCCAAGTACGCAGGCAGCGAGTTCAAGGGCGCCGATGGTACGAACTACATCGTGCTGAGGGTGTCGGATCTGATGGCCGTCCTCTCCTGA
- the LOC136478201 gene encoding uncharacterized protein isoform X2, whose amino-acid sequence MGAAVAGWTVAAVLLQVAGLSLFLYGFFPVKPTLRGFSGAESYQVPSCGSVSAGEQEPTLPPDQLRSLYRELSGIPPVYDRLVLMVIDGLPAEFVLGRGRKPPSKEMMESMPYTQSLLAGCKAAAYHAKAAPPTVTMPRLKAMVSGAIGGFLDVAFNFNTQAFLEDNLLDQLHMIGLKLVMLGDETWIKLFPTLFTRQDGVSSFYVKDTVEVDFNVSRHLEFELAATDWSVLVLHYLGLDHVGHIGGRRSVLMTQKMKEMDDVVRRVHTASLQDNLDRTLLVVVSDHGMTEGGNHGGSSYEETDSLALFIGHSVESPYCSPYDQKEALQVDLAPTLALLLGVPIPKNNFGVVLPELLNSLTDDQKLRMLELNSWQILRLLQAQVPAFCLKDCINSEGSIVLDILHGSIEKKMCHLLSKAFSSHQSSRLHRGSDFKSVKSGYYGTAADNYYGFLRYASEWLSHRATDKPFYLLVSAILLMTVSCLFLMSTVSCLFKARSLSQVDHHSGSYLDQRWHLDEVLVLAGMFLYVISLGSSSFVEEEQYTWHFLTSTLYLIFLTKAVQSMLKGSNPTLGHKAEEKSFDKSNFSYATSFELTPGKRNVYKLCTILIVLVAGRVIRAWHQGGINWVHFPDISKLLAQADSSVVKSLQIISVLAVVVLFSVSLTLLRARPKFVIGVWLTHISCGFLVLLHIWANQISTSLPINHSTASIARQFYVIASVSISVTVLASPWVFPMFSTEAESASSGSSPVKAIHGIRNSLFLTGITYTAFWGLLQLLLQQPINAIPLFLIFLQTVSSVVHFSLDKTLHKQWVQVVAIHFLGMAGHFGLGNTNSLASIDVAGAFIGISSYSTVLSGILMFMITYASPLMLYLGLVLHVSVKDIDDISALQQLKWSYILDKMVTLPCTSMSAQQQCAHMSEYSS is encoded by the exons ATGGGCGCCGCCGTCGCAGGGTGGACCGTGGCGGCGGTGCTGCTTCAGGTCGCCggcctctccctcttcctctacgGGTTCTTCCCCGTGAAGCCCACGCTGCGTGGCTTCAG TGGAGCCGAGAGCTACCAGGTGCCTTCGTGCGGCTCCGTTAGTGCTGGGGAGCAGGAGCCGACGCTTCCCCCGGATCAGCTCAGATCTCTGTACAGG GAACTCTCTGGGATCCCTCCTGTGTATGATCGCTTAGTGTTGATG GTAATCGATGGACTACCTGCTGAATTTGTACTTGGGAGAGGCAGGAAACCTCCAAGCAAAGAAATGATGGAGTCTATGCCATACACTCAGTCTTTGTTGGCTGGTTGCAAAGCAGCAGCTTACCATGCCAAGGCTGCACCTCCCACCGTCACAATGCCCCGGCTAAAA GCTATGGTGTCTGGGGCAATTGGAGGTTTTCTAGACGTAGCATTTAATTTTAATACTCAAGCCTTCTTAGAGGACAATCTTCTTG ATCAGCTTCATATGATTGGTTTGAAGTTAGTGATGCTGGGAGATGAGACATGGATCAAATTGTTCCCAACACTATTCACTAGACAAGATGGAGTGAGCAGTTTTTAT GTGAAAGATACAGTTGAGGTTGATTTCAACGTTTCACGCCACTTAGAATTTGAGCTTGCTGCAACAGACTGGAGTGTCTTG GTTCTTCACTATCTAGGCTTAGACCATGTTGGACATATAGGTGGCCGCCGGAG TGTTTTGATGACCCAAAAGATGAAGGAGATGGATGATGTCGTTAGACGGGTGCATACTGCAAGCCTTCAGGATAATCTGGACAGAACACTTCTG GTTGTGGTTAGCGATCATGGCATGACTGAAGGGGGTAATCATGGAGGATCTTCATATGAAGAAACTGATTCACTTGCGCTTTTTATAGGACACAGTGTTGAGAGCCCATATTGTTCGCCCTATGACCAGAAGGAAGCACTTCAA GTGGATCTTGCCCCAACTCTTGCTCTTCTACTTGGTGTTCCAATTCCGAAGAATAATTTTGGTGTCGTGCTTCCAGAGCTTTTAAACTCGTTGACAG ATGACCAGAAACTAAGGATGTTAGAGCTTAACTCATGGCAAATCTTAAGATTGCTGCAAGCACAAGTACCTGCCTTCTGCCTTAAAGATTGTATTAATTCGGAGGGCAGCATTGTACTTGACATCCTTCATGGATCTATTGAGAAAAAAATGTGCCATTTACTTTCTAAAGCCTTTTCTTCTCATCAATCCTCACGTCTTCATCGAGGTTCTGATTTCAA GTCTGTTAAATCTGGGTACTATGGGACTGCTGCAGATAACTACTATGGCTTCTTAAGATATGCGAGTGAGTGGTTGTCTCACAGAGCAACCGAT AAACCATTCTATTTACTTGTCTCTGCAATCCTGCTGATGACGGTGTCATGCCTTTTCCTCATGAGCACTGTGTCTTGCCTATTTAAGGCACGGTCTCTGAGTCAAGTTGATCACCATTCAGggtcatatttggatcaacgctGGCACCTTGATGAGGTTCTTGTTCTTGCTGGGATGTTTCTCTATGTCATCAGTCTTGGTTCAAGTTCTTTTGTGGAAGAAGAGCAGTATACATGGCACTTTCTCACTTCTACTCTGTATTTAATATTTCTGACCAAGGCAGTCCAGTCAATGCTAAAAGGATCAAATCCAACACTTGGTCATAAAGCAGAAGAAAAGAGCTTTGACAAAAGTAACTTTTCCTATGCTACAAGCTTTGAATTAACCCCGGGCAAGAGAAATGTTTACAAGTTATGTACTATCCTTATTGTTCTTGTTGCTGGGAGAGTTATAAGAGCTTGGCATCAAGGTGGAATCAACTGGGTTCACTTTCCTGATATTTCAAAGTTACTGGCGCAAGCTGACTCTTCTGTTGTAAAGTCTCTTCAGATTATCTCAGTTCTTGCAGTTGTGGTATTGTTTTCAGTTTCACTCACTTTACTCAGAGCAAGACCAAAGTTTGTTATAGGAGTATGGTTGACCCACATTTCTTGTGGATTTTTGGTTCTGCTGCATATCTGGGCAAATCAGATCAGTACTTCATTACCAATTAACCATAGCACAGCATCGATAGCTCGACAGTTTTATGTCATTGCTAGTGTTTCAATATCTGTCACTGTTCTTGCTTCACCTTGGGTATTTCCAATGTTTTCCACGGAAGCAGAATCAGCATCCTCTGGTTCTAGTCCTGTAAAGGCTATACATGGCATCAGAAATTCACTTTTTCTGACTGGAATAACATACACAGCGTTCTGGGGCCTTCTGCAGTTGCTTCTTCAACAACCAATCAATGCAATTCCTCTTTTCCTCATTTTCTTGCAAACAGTCTCGAGTGTAGTTCATTTTTCTCTGGATAAAACATTACATAAACAATGGGTACAG GTTGTGGCAATACATTTCTTGGGAATGGCTGGTCACTTTGGTCTTGGGAATACAAATAGCCTTGCCAGCATTGATGTTGCTGGAGCTTTCATT GGCATTTCAAGTTACTCCACAGTTCTTTCTGGTATACTGATGTTTATGATAACATATGCATCACCTCTGATGTTATACCTTGGGTTGGTCCTTCATGTATCGGTGAAAGACATTGATGATATCTCTGCTCTACAGCAGTTGAAATGGAGCTATATTCTAGACAAAATGGTCACATTGCCAT GTACCTCTATGTCTGCGCAGCAACAGTGTGCACATATGTCGGAGTATTCATCATAG
- the LOC136478201 gene encoding uncharacterized protein isoform X1, with protein MGAAVAGWTVAAVLLQVAGLSLFLYGFFPVKPTLRGFSGAESYQVPSCGSVSAGEQEPTLPPDQLRSLYRELSGIPPVYDRLVLMVIDGLPAEFVLGRGRKPPSKEMMESMPYTQSLLAGCKAAAYHAKAAPPTVTMPRLKAMVSGAIGGFLDVAFNFNTQAFLEDNLLDQLHMIGLKLVMLGDETWIKLFPTLFTRQDGVSSFYVKDTVEVDFNVSRHLEFELAATDWSVLVLHYLGLDHVGHIGGRRSVLMTQKMKEMDDVVRRVHTASLQDNLDRTLLVVVSDHGMTEGGNHGGSSYEETDSLALFIGHSVESPYCSPYDQKEALQVDLAPTLALLLGVPIPKNNFGVVLPELLNSLTDDQKLRMLELNSWQILRLLQAQVPAFCLKDCINSEGSIVLDILHGSIEKKMCHLLSKAFSSHQSSRLHRGSDFKSVKSGYYGTAADNYYGFLRYASEWLSHRATDKPFYLLVSAILLMTVSCLFLMSTVSCLFKARSLSQVDHHSGSYLDQRWHLDEVLVLAGMFLYVISLGSSSFVEEEQYTWHFLTSTLYLIFLTKAVQSMLKGSNPTLGHKAEEKSFDKSNFSYATSFELTPGKRNVYKLCTILIVLVAGRVIRAWHQGGINWVHFPDISKLLAQADSSVVKSLQIISVLAVVVLFSVSLTLLRARPKFVIGVWLTHISCGFLVLLHIWANQISTSLPINHSTASIARQFYVIASVSISVTVLASPWVFPMFSTEAESASSGSSPVKAIHGIRNSLFLTGITYTAFWGLLQLLLQQPINAIPLFLIFLQTVSSVVHFSLDKTLHKQWVQVVAIHFLGMAGHFGLGNTNSLASIDVAGAFIGISSYSTVLSGILMFMITYASPLMLYLGLVLHVSVKDIDDISALQQLKWSYILDKMVTLPCLFPLLINSLALTSYTIVLLLMRNHLFVWSVFSPKYLYVCAATVCTYVGVFIIAMTAVYNCAVFKFRARSYRDKSL; from the exons ATGGGCGCCGCCGTCGCAGGGTGGACCGTGGCGGCGGTGCTGCTTCAGGTCGCCggcctctccctcttcctctacgGGTTCTTCCCCGTGAAGCCCACGCTGCGTGGCTTCAG TGGAGCCGAGAGCTACCAGGTGCCTTCGTGCGGCTCCGTTAGTGCTGGGGAGCAGGAGCCGACGCTTCCCCCGGATCAGCTCAGATCTCTGTACAGG GAACTCTCTGGGATCCCTCCTGTGTATGATCGCTTAGTGTTGATG GTAATCGATGGACTACCTGCTGAATTTGTACTTGGGAGAGGCAGGAAACCTCCAAGCAAAGAAATGATGGAGTCTATGCCATACACTCAGTCTTTGTTGGCTGGTTGCAAAGCAGCAGCTTACCATGCCAAGGCTGCACCTCCCACCGTCACAATGCCCCGGCTAAAA GCTATGGTGTCTGGGGCAATTGGAGGTTTTCTAGACGTAGCATTTAATTTTAATACTCAAGCCTTCTTAGAGGACAATCTTCTTG ATCAGCTTCATATGATTGGTTTGAAGTTAGTGATGCTGGGAGATGAGACATGGATCAAATTGTTCCCAACACTATTCACTAGACAAGATGGAGTGAGCAGTTTTTAT GTGAAAGATACAGTTGAGGTTGATTTCAACGTTTCACGCCACTTAGAATTTGAGCTTGCTGCAACAGACTGGAGTGTCTTG GTTCTTCACTATCTAGGCTTAGACCATGTTGGACATATAGGTGGCCGCCGGAG TGTTTTGATGACCCAAAAGATGAAGGAGATGGATGATGTCGTTAGACGGGTGCATACTGCAAGCCTTCAGGATAATCTGGACAGAACACTTCTG GTTGTGGTTAGCGATCATGGCATGACTGAAGGGGGTAATCATGGAGGATCTTCATATGAAGAAACTGATTCACTTGCGCTTTTTATAGGACACAGTGTTGAGAGCCCATATTGTTCGCCCTATGACCAGAAGGAAGCACTTCAA GTGGATCTTGCCCCAACTCTTGCTCTTCTACTTGGTGTTCCAATTCCGAAGAATAATTTTGGTGTCGTGCTTCCAGAGCTTTTAAACTCGTTGACAG ATGACCAGAAACTAAGGATGTTAGAGCTTAACTCATGGCAAATCTTAAGATTGCTGCAAGCACAAGTACCTGCCTTCTGCCTTAAAGATTGTATTAATTCGGAGGGCAGCATTGTACTTGACATCCTTCATGGATCTATTGAGAAAAAAATGTGCCATTTACTTTCTAAAGCCTTTTCTTCTCATCAATCCTCACGTCTTCATCGAGGTTCTGATTTCAA GTCTGTTAAATCTGGGTACTATGGGACTGCTGCAGATAACTACTATGGCTTCTTAAGATATGCGAGTGAGTGGTTGTCTCACAGAGCAACCGAT AAACCATTCTATTTACTTGTCTCTGCAATCCTGCTGATGACGGTGTCATGCCTTTTCCTCATGAGCACTGTGTCTTGCCTATTTAAGGCACGGTCTCTGAGTCAAGTTGATCACCATTCAGggtcatatttggatcaacgctGGCACCTTGATGAGGTTCTTGTTCTTGCTGGGATGTTTCTCTATGTCATCAGTCTTGGTTCAAGTTCTTTTGTGGAAGAAGAGCAGTATACATGGCACTTTCTCACTTCTACTCTGTATTTAATATTTCTGACCAAGGCAGTCCAGTCAATGCTAAAAGGATCAAATCCAACACTTGGTCATAAAGCAGAAGAAAAGAGCTTTGACAAAAGTAACTTTTCCTATGCTACAAGCTTTGAATTAACCCCGGGCAAGAGAAATGTTTACAAGTTATGTACTATCCTTATTGTTCTTGTTGCTGGGAGAGTTATAAGAGCTTGGCATCAAGGTGGAATCAACTGGGTTCACTTTCCTGATATTTCAAAGTTACTGGCGCAAGCTGACTCTTCTGTTGTAAAGTCTCTTCAGATTATCTCAGTTCTTGCAGTTGTGGTATTGTTTTCAGTTTCACTCACTTTACTCAGAGCAAGACCAAAGTTTGTTATAGGAGTATGGTTGACCCACATTTCTTGTGGATTTTTGGTTCTGCTGCATATCTGGGCAAATCAGATCAGTACTTCATTACCAATTAACCATAGCACAGCATCGATAGCTCGACAGTTTTATGTCATTGCTAGTGTTTCAATATCTGTCACTGTTCTTGCTTCACCTTGGGTATTTCCAATGTTTTCCACGGAAGCAGAATCAGCATCCTCTGGTTCTAGTCCTGTAAAGGCTATACATGGCATCAGAAATTCACTTTTTCTGACTGGAATAACATACACAGCGTTCTGGGGCCTTCTGCAGTTGCTTCTTCAACAACCAATCAATGCAATTCCTCTTTTCCTCATTTTCTTGCAAACAGTCTCGAGTGTAGTTCATTTTTCTCTGGATAAAACATTACATAAACAATGGGTACAG GTTGTGGCAATACATTTCTTGGGAATGGCTGGTCACTTTGGTCTTGGGAATACAAATAGCCTTGCCAGCATTGATGTTGCTGGAGCTTTCATT GGCATTTCAAGTTACTCCACAGTTCTTTCTGGTATACTGATGTTTATGATAACATATGCATCACCTCTGATGTTATACCTTGGGTTGGTCCTTCATGTATCGGTGAAAGACATTGATGATATCTCTGCTCTACAGCAGTTGAAATGGAGCTATATTCTAGACAAAATGGTCACATTGCCATGTTTGTTTCCTTTGCTCATTAATTCTCTTGCATTGACTTCATACACCATTGTTTTGCTACTCATGAGGAATCACTTATTTGTTTGGAGCGTATTTTCACCAAA GTACCTCTATGTCTGCGCAGCAACAGTGTGCACATATGTCGGAGTATTCATCATAGCTATGACTGCAGTCTATAATTGCGCTGTTTTTAAGTTCCGGGCACGAAGCTACAGGGATAAATCCCTATAA
- the LOC136478201 gene encoding uncharacterized protein isoform X3, producing MMESMPYTQSLLAGCKAAAYHAKAAPPTVTMPRLKAMVSGAIGGFLDVAFNFNTQAFLEDNLLDQLHMIGLKLVMLGDETWIKLFPTLFTRQDGVSSFYVKDTVEVDFNVSRHLEFELAATDWSVLVLHYLGLDHVGHIGGRRSVLMTQKMKEMDDVVRRVHTASLQDNLDRTLLVVVSDHGMTEGGNHGGSSYEETDSLALFIGHSVESPYCSPYDQKEALQVDLAPTLALLLGVPIPKNNFGVVLPELLNSLTDDQKLRMLELNSWQILRLLQAQVPAFCLKDCINSEGSIVLDILHGSIEKKMCHLLSKAFSSHQSSRLHRGSDFKSVKSGYYGTAADNYYGFLRYASEWLSHRATDKPFYLLVSAILLMTVSCLFLMSTVSCLFKARSLSQVDHHSGSYLDQRWHLDEVLVLAGMFLYVISLGSSSFVEEEQYTWHFLTSTLYLIFLTKAVQSMLKGSNPTLGHKAEEKSFDKSNFSYATSFELTPGKRNVYKLCTILIVLVAGRVIRAWHQGGINWVHFPDISKLLAQADSSVVKSLQIISVLAVVVLFSVSLTLLRARPKFVIGVWLTHISCGFLVLLHIWANQISTSLPINHSTASIARQFYVIASVSISVTVLASPWVFPMFSTEAESASSGSSPVKAIHGIRNSLFLTGITYTAFWGLLQLLLQQPINAIPLFLIFLQTVSSVVHFSLDKTLHKQWVQVVAIHFLGMAGHFGLGNTNSLASIDVAGAFIGISSYSTVLSGILMFMITYASPLMLYLGLVLHVSVKDIDDISALQQLKWSYILDKMVTLPCLFPLLINSLALTSYTIVLLLMRNHLFVWSVFSPKYLYVCAATVCTYVGVFIIAMTAVYNCAVFKFRARSYRDKSL from the exons ATGATGGAGTCTATGCCATACACTCAGTCTTTGTTGGCTGGTTGCAAAGCAGCAGCTTACCATGCCAAGGCTGCACCTCCCACCGTCACAATGCCCCGGCTAAAA GCTATGGTGTCTGGGGCAATTGGAGGTTTTCTAGACGTAGCATTTAATTTTAATACTCAAGCCTTCTTAGAGGACAATCTTCTTG ATCAGCTTCATATGATTGGTTTGAAGTTAGTGATGCTGGGAGATGAGACATGGATCAAATTGTTCCCAACACTATTCACTAGACAAGATGGAGTGAGCAGTTTTTAT GTGAAAGATACAGTTGAGGTTGATTTCAACGTTTCACGCCACTTAGAATTTGAGCTTGCTGCAACAGACTGGAGTGTCTTG GTTCTTCACTATCTAGGCTTAGACCATGTTGGACATATAGGTGGCCGCCGGAG TGTTTTGATGACCCAAAAGATGAAGGAGATGGATGATGTCGTTAGACGGGTGCATACTGCAAGCCTTCAGGATAATCTGGACAGAACACTTCTG GTTGTGGTTAGCGATCATGGCATGACTGAAGGGGGTAATCATGGAGGATCTTCATATGAAGAAACTGATTCACTTGCGCTTTTTATAGGACACAGTGTTGAGAGCCCATATTGTTCGCCCTATGACCAGAAGGAAGCACTTCAA GTGGATCTTGCCCCAACTCTTGCTCTTCTACTTGGTGTTCCAATTCCGAAGAATAATTTTGGTGTCGTGCTTCCAGAGCTTTTAAACTCGTTGACAG ATGACCAGAAACTAAGGATGTTAGAGCTTAACTCATGGCAAATCTTAAGATTGCTGCAAGCACAAGTACCTGCCTTCTGCCTTAAAGATTGTATTAATTCGGAGGGCAGCATTGTACTTGACATCCTTCATGGATCTATTGAGAAAAAAATGTGCCATTTACTTTCTAAAGCCTTTTCTTCTCATCAATCCTCACGTCTTCATCGAGGTTCTGATTTCAA GTCTGTTAAATCTGGGTACTATGGGACTGCTGCAGATAACTACTATGGCTTCTTAAGATATGCGAGTGAGTGGTTGTCTCACAGAGCAACCGAT AAACCATTCTATTTACTTGTCTCTGCAATCCTGCTGATGACGGTGTCATGCCTTTTCCTCATGAGCACTGTGTCTTGCCTATTTAAGGCACGGTCTCTGAGTCAAGTTGATCACCATTCAGggtcatatttggatcaacgctGGCACCTTGATGAGGTTCTTGTTCTTGCTGGGATGTTTCTCTATGTCATCAGTCTTGGTTCAAGTTCTTTTGTGGAAGAAGAGCAGTATACATGGCACTTTCTCACTTCTACTCTGTATTTAATATTTCTGACCAAGGCAGTCCAGTCAATGCTAAAAGGATCAAATCCAACACTTGGTCATAAAGCAGAAGAAAAGAGCTTTGACAAAAGTAACTTTTCCTATGCTACAAGCTTTGAATTAACCCCGGGCAAGAGAAATGTTTACAAGTTATGTACTATCCTTATTGTTCTTGTTGCTGGGAGAGTTATAAGAGCTTGGCATCAAGGTGGAATCAACTGGGTTCACTTTCCTGATATTTCAAAGTTACTGGCGCAAGCTGACTCTTCTGTTGTAAAGTCTCTTCAGATTATCTCAGTTCTTGCAGTTGTGGTATTGTTTTCAGTTTCACTCACTTTACTCAGAGCAAGACCAAAGTTTGTTATAGGAGTATGGTTGACCCACATTTCTTGTGGATTTTTGGTTCTGCTGCATATCTGGGCAAATCAGATCAGTACTTCATTACCAATTAACCATAGCACAGCATCGATAGCTCGACAGTTTTATGTCATTGCTAGTGTTTCAATATCTGTCACTGTTCTTGCTTCACCTTGGGTATTTCCAATGTTTTCCACGGAAGCAGAATCAGCATCCTCTGGTTCTAGTCCTGTAAAGGCTATACATGGCATCAGAAATTCACTTTTTCTGACTGGAATAACATACACAGCGTTCTGGGGCCTTCTGCAGTTGCTTCTTCAACAACCAATCAATGCAATTCCTCTTTTCCTCATTTTCTTGCAAACAGTCTCGAGTGTAGTTCATTTTTCTCTGGATAAAACATTACATAAACAATGGGTACAG GTTGTGGCAATACATTTCTTGGGAATGGCTGGTCACTTTGGTCTTGGGAATACAAATAGCCTTGCCAGCATTGATGTTGCTGGAGCTTTCATT GGCATTTCAAGTTACTCCACAGTTCTTTCTGGTATACTGATGTTTATGATAACATATGCATCACCTCTGATGTTATACCTTGGGTTGGTCCTTCATGTATCGGTGAAAGACATTGATGATATCTCTGCTCTACAGCAGTTGAAATGGAGCTATATTCTAGACAAAATGGTCACATTGCCATGTTTGTTTCCTTTGCTCATTAATTCTCTTGCATTGACTTCATACACCATTGTTTTGCTACTCATGAGGAATCACTTATTTGTTTGGAGCGTATTTTCACCAAA GTACCTCTATGTCTGCGCAGCAACAGTGTGCACATATGTCGGAGTATTCATCATAGCTATGACTGCAGTCTATAATTGCGCTGTTTTTAAGTTCCGGGCACGAAGCTACAGGGATAAATCCCTATAA